A genomic stretch from Gorilla gorilla gorilla isolate KB3781 chromosome 20, NHGRI_mGorGor1-v2.1_pri, whole genome shotgun sequence includes:
- the MISP3 gene encoding uncharacterized protein MISP3 encodes METPIEREIRRSCEREESLRRSRGLSPGRAGRELVELRVRPVLNLPGPGPALPRALERARAGAQMQRDIEREAHRQAVLARPAVPEPRARSPPQPLGELKRFFEAAAGSGSSAGAGDGAGPQRLPEPGGRPRSAVQGGCPVLGSAPPPFTPSLLEQEVRAVREREQELQRQRRSVYGTAEFKEPTPSLTASRGDGKLAVIWPPRRKVSENGLEQEERKP; translated from the exons ATGGAGACGCCCATCGAGCGCGAAATCCGCCGCAGCTGCGAACGTGAGGAGAGCCTGCGCCGGAGCCGGGGCCTGAGCCCGGGCCGCGCAGGCCGTGAACTCGTCGAGCTGCGCGTGCGGCCGGTGCTCAACCTGCCGGGTCCTGGCCCCGCGCTCCCGCGCGCCCTGGAGCGGGCGCGGGCGGGCGCGCAGATGCAGCGGGACATCGAGCGGGAGGCCCACCGGCAGGCGGTGCTGGCGCGCCCCGCGGTCCCCGAGCCGCGCGCCCGGTCGCCTCCGCAGCCGCTGGGCGAACTCAAGCGCTTCTTCGAGGCCGCGGCGGGGAGCGGCTCCTCGGCGGGGGCAGGGGACGGCGCGGGCCCGCAGAGGCTGCCAGAGCCTGGGGGACGGCCGCGCTCGGCAGTGCAGGGCGGGTGCCCGGTGCTGGGCAGCGCCCCGCCGCCTTTCACTCCGTCACTGCTGGAGCAGGAGGTGCGCGCCGTGCGCGAGCGCGAGCAGGAACTGCAGCGCCAGCGGCGCAGCGTCTATGGCACCGCGGAGTTCAAGGAGCCTACGCCGAGCCTCACCG CGAGCAGGGGCGACGGAAAGTTGGCGGTGATCTGGCCCCCCCGCAGAAAGGTCTCGGAGAACGGCCTGGAGCAG GAGGAGCGCAAACCTTGA
- the C20H19orf67 gene encoding UPF0575 protein C19orf67 homolog isoform X2 encodes MATEQWFDGSLPLDPGETPPPDALEPGTPPCGDPSWSTPPGRPGNPPEPDPEDAEGQLAEAPASTPSPKPLVPRPGPAPPRLSLDTLFSPITQQLRYLLKKADDFQSYLLYRDQVQKEQLAKAMPTFLQMCEPYFLYLEAAARSIPPIYGPLQELVRKGLLEISQQLTLRLEQLVLMYASFGFVDLEEMNPLSISCFFCGRFSISLSHEVSIFRYCAPTAYTASRFPRYLYKKMRWHLEATPEAPGRGQDSLVDYYFLCYRDTWEDTGQSPANSCPQIQKLWSIGRWVPLGPAEDDLYSWILCPQPLGDYQQLLTIGFEEPTPTLATDLLVQILTGQAGQARPPSAAGPAGWAAQGS; translated from the exons ATGGCTACAGAGCAGTGGTTCGATGGGTCGCTCCCCCTGGACCCTGGAGAAACACCGCCTCCAGACGCCTTGGAACCCGGGACGCCGCCCTGCGGAGACCCCTCCTGGTCGACGCCCCCTGGCAGGCCTGGGAACCCACCTGAGCCGGATCCTGAAGATGCCGAGGGGCAGTTGGCTGAGGCCCCGGCCTCCACGCCTTCCCCCAAACCTCTGGTCCCCCGGCCTGGGCCAGCACCTCCCCGCCTATCCCTGGACACTTTGTTCAGCCCCATCACCCAACAGCTGCGCTACCTACTGAAGAAGGCAGATGATTTCCAGAGCTACTTGCTCTACAG AGACCAAGTACAGAAGGAGCAGCTGGCCAAGGCCATGCCCACCTTCTTACAGATGTGTGAGCCCTACTTCCTGTACCTGGAGGCAGCCGCGAGAAGCATACCCCCCATCTATGGACCCCTGCAGGAGCTGGTCCGAAAGGGG CTGTTAGAGATCTCCCAACAGCTGACCCTGCGCCTGGAACAGCTGGTCCTCATGTACGCTTCCTTTGGGTTCGTGGACCTGGAGGAGATGAACCCCCTTAG CATCTCCTGTTTCTTTTGCGGGAGGTTCTCCATCAGCCTGTCCCATGAGGTCTCCATCTTCAGATACTGTGCCCCAACCGCCTACACTGCCAGCCGCTTCCCCCGCTACCTCTATAAGAAGATGCGCTGGCACCTGGAAGCCACCCCAGAGGCCCCTGGTCGGGGACAAGATTCCCTTGTGGATTA CTACTTTCTGTGCTATCGAGATACTTGGGAAGACACAGGCCAGAGTCCAGCCAATTCGTGCCCACAGATCCAGAAGCTGTGGTCCATCGGCCGATGGGTGCCCCTAGGACCAGCCGAGGACGACCTTTATTCATG GATTTTGTGCCCGCAGCCGCTTGGGGACTACCAGCAGCTGCTGACCATCGGCTTCGAGGAGCCCACGCCCACGCTGGCCACCGACCTGCTGGTGCAGATCCTCACGGGCCAGGCAGGCCAGGCCCGGCCTCCGAGCGCAGCCGGGCCTGCGGGGTGGGCAGCGCAGGGGTCTTGA
- the C20H19orf67 gene encoding UPF0575 protein C19orf67 homolog isoform X3 — MATEQWFDGSLPLDPGETPPPDALEPGTPPCGDPSWSTPPGRPGNPPEPDPEDAEGQLAEAPASTPSPKPLVPRPGPAPPRLSLDTLFSPITQQLRYLLKKADDFQSYLLYSRDQVQKEQLAKAMPTFLQMCEPYFLYLEAAARSIPPIYGPLQELVRKGLLEISQQLTLRLEQLVLMYASFGISCFFCGRFSISLSHEVSIFRYCAPTAYTASRFPRYLYKKMRWHLEATPEAPGRGQDSLVDYYFLCYRDTWEDTGQSPANSCPQIQKLWSIGRWVPLGPAEDDLYSWILCPQPLGDYQQLLTIGFEEPTPTLATDLLVQILTGQAGQARPPSAAGPAGWAAQGS; from the exons ATGGCTACAGAGCAGTGGTTCGATGGGTCGCTCCCCCTGGACCCTGGAGAAACACCGCCTCCAGACGCCTTGGAACCCGGGACGCCGCCCTGCGGAGACCCCTCCTGGTCGACGCCCCCTGGCAGGCCTGGGAACCCACCTGAGCCGGATCCTGAAGATGCCGAGGGGCAGTTGGCTGAGGCCCCGGCCTCCACGCCTTCCCCCAAACCTCTGGTCCCCCGGCCTGGGCCAGCACCTCCCCGCCTATCCCTGGACACTTTGTTCAGCCCCATCACCCAACAGCTGCGCTACCTACTGAAGAAGGCAGATGATTTCCAGAGCTACTTGCTCTACAG CAGAGACCAAGTACAGAAGGAGCAGCTGGCCAAGGCCATGCCCACCTTCTTACAGATGTGTGAGCCCTACTTCCTGTACCTGGAGGCAGCCGCGAGAAGCATACCCCCCATCTATGGACCCCTGCAGGAGCTGGTCCGAAAGGGG CTGTTAGAGATCTCCCAACAGCTGACCCTGCGCCTGGAACAGCTGGTCCTCATGTACGCTTCCTTTGG CATCTCCTGTTTCTTTTGCGGGAGGTTCTCCATCAGCCTGTCCCATGAGGTCTCCATCTTCAGATACTGTGCCCCAACCGCCTACACTGCCAGCCGCTTCCCCCGCTACCTCTATAAGAAGATGCGCTGGCACCTGGAAGCCACCCCAGAGGCCCCTGGTCGGGGACAAGATTCCCTTGTGGATTA CTACTTTCTGTGCTATCGAGATACTTGGGAAGACACAGGCCAGAGTCCAGCCAATTCGTGCCCACAGATCCAGAAGCTGTGGTCCATCGGCCGATGGGTGCCCCTAGGACCAGCCGAGGACGACCTTTATTCATG GATTTTGTGCCCGCAGCCGCTTGGGGACTACCAGCAGCTGCTGACCATCGGCTTCGAGGAGCCCACGCCCACGCTGGCCACCGACCTGCTGGTGCAGATCCTCACGGGCCAGGCAGGCCAGGCCCGGCCTCCGAGCGCAGCCGGGCCTGCGGGGTGGGCAGCGCAGGGGTCTTGA
- the C20H19orf67 gene encoding UPF0575 protein C19orf67 homolog isoform X1 yields the protein MATEQWFDGSLPLDPGETPPPDALEPGTPPCGDPSWSTPPGRPGNPPEPDPEDAEGQLAEAPASTPSPKPLVPRPGPAPPRLSLDTLFSPITQQLRYLLKKADDFQSYLLYSRDQVQKEQLAKAMPTFLQMCEPYFLYLEAAARSIPPIYGPLQELVRKGLLEISQQLTLRLEQLVLMYASFGFVDLEEMNPLSISCFFCGRFSISLSHEVSIFRYCAPTAYTASRFPRYLYKKMRWHLEATPEAPGRGQDSLVDYYFLCYRDTWEDTGQSPANSCPQIQKLWSIGRWVPLGPAEDDLYSWILCPQPLGDYQQLLTIGFEEPTPTLATDLLVQILTGQAGQARPPSAAGPAGWAAQGS from the exons ATGGCTACAGAGCAGTGGTTCGATGGGTCGCTCCCCCTGGACCCTGGAGAAACACCGCCTCCAGACGCCTTGGAACCCGGGACGCCGCCCTGCGGAGACCCCTCCTGGTCGACGCCCCCTGGCAGGCCTGGGAACCCACCTGAGCCGGATCCTGAAGATGCCGAGGGGCAGTTGGCTGAGGCCCCGGCCTCCACGCCTTCCCCCAAACCTCTGGTCCCCCGGCCTGGGCCAGCACCTCCCCGCCTATCCCTGGACACTTTGTTCAGCCCCATCACCCAACAGCTGCGCTACCTACTGAAGAAGGCAGATGATTTCCAGAGCTACTTGCTCTACAG CAGAGACCAAGTACAGAAGGAGCAGCTGGCCAAGGCCATGCCCACCTTCTTACAGATGTGTGAGCCCTACTTCCTGTACCTGGAGGCAGCCGCGAGAAGCATACCCCCCATCTATGGACCCCTGCAGGAGCTGGTCCGAAAGGGG CTGTTAGAGATCTCCCAACAGCTGACCCTGCGCCTGGAACAGCTGGTCCTCATGTACGCTTCCTTTGGGTTCGTGGACCTGGAGGAGATGAACCCCCTTAG CATCTCCTGTTTCTTTTGCGGGAGGTTCTCCATCAGCCTGTCCCATGAGGTCTCCATCTTCAGATACTGTGCCCCAACCGCCTACACTGCCAGCCGCTTCCCCCGCTACCTCTATAAGAAGATGCGCTGGCACCTGGAAGCCACCCCAGAGGCCCCTGGTCGGGGACAAGATTCCCTTGTGGATTA CTACTTTCTGTGCTATCGAGATACTTGGGAAGACACAGGCCAGAGTCCAGCCAATTCGTGCCCACAGATCCAGAAGCTGTGGTCCATCGGCCGATGGGTGCCCCTAGGACCAGCCGAGGACGACCTTTATTCATG GATTTTGTGCCCGCAGCCGCTTGGGGACTACCAGCAGCTGCTGACCATCGGCTTCGAGGAGCCCACGCCCACGCTGGCCACCGACCTGCTGGTGCAGATCCTCACGGGCCAGGCAGGCCAGGCCCGGCCTCCGAGCGCAGCCGGGCCTGCGGGGTGGGCAGCGCAGGGGTCTTGA
- the SAMD1 gene encoding sterile alpha motif domain-containing protein 1: MAGPPALPPPETAAAATTAAAASSSAASPHYQEWILDTIDSLRSRKARPDLERICRMVRRRHGPEPERTRAELEKLIQQRAVLRVSYKGSISYRNAARVQPPRRGATPPAPPRAPRGAPAAAAAPPPTPAPPPPPAPVAAAAPARAPRAAAAAAATAPPSPGPAQPGPRAQRAAPLAAPPPAPAAPPAVAPPAGPRRAPPPAVAAREPPLPPPPQPPAPPQQQQPPPPQPQPPPEGGAVRAGGAARPVSLREVVRYLGGSGGAGGRLTRGRVQGLLEEEAAARGRLERTRLGALALPRGDRPGRAPPAASARPSRSKRGGEERVLEKEEEDDDDEDEDDEDDVSEGSEVPESDRPAGAQHHQLNGERGPQSAKERVKEWTPCGPHQGQDEGRGPAPGSGTRQVFSMAAMNKEGGTASVATGPDSPSPVPLPPGKPALPGADGTPFGCPPGRKEKPSDPVEWTVMDVVEYFTEAGFPEQATAFQEQEIDGKSLLLMQRTDVLTGLSIRLGPALKIYEHHIKVLQQGHFEDDDPDGFLG, translated from the exons ATGGCGGGGCCCCCGGCCCTACCCCCGCCGGAGACGGCGGCGGCCGCCACCACGGCGGCCGCTGCCTCGTCGTCCGCCGCTTCCCCGCACTACCAAGAGTGGATCCTGGACACCATCGACTCGCTGCGCTCGCGCAAGGCGCGGCCGGACCTGGAGCGCATCTGCCGGATGGTGCGGCGGCGGCACGGCCCGGAGCCGGAGCGCACGCGCGCCGAGCTCGAGAAACTGATCCAGCAGCGCGCCGTGCTCCGGGTCAGCTACAAGGGGAGCATCTCGTACCGCAACGCGGCGCGCGTCCAGCCGCCCAGGCGCGGAGCCACCCCGCCGGCCCCGCCGCGCGCCCCCCGCGgggcccccgccgccgccgccgcgccgccgcccaCGCCCGCCCCGCCGCCACCGCCCGCGCccgtcgccgccgccgccccggCCCGGGCGCCCcgcgcggccgccgccgccgccgccacagcGCCCCCCTCGCCTGGCCCCGCGCAACCGGGCCCCCGCGCGCAGCGGGCCGCGCCCCTGGCCGCGCCGCCGCCCGCGCCAGCCGCTCCCCCGGCGGTGGCGCCCCCGGCCGGCCCGCGCCGCGCCCCCCCGCCCGCCGTCGCCGCCCGGgagccgccgctgccgccgccgccacaGCCGCCGGCGCcgccacagcagcagcagccgccgccgccgcagccacAGCCGCCGCCGGAGGGGGGCGCGGTGCGGGCCGGCGGCGCGGCGCGGCCCGTGAGCCTGCGGGAAGTCGTGCGCTACCTCGGGGGCAGCGGCGGCGCCGGCGGTCGCCTAACCCGCGGCCGCGTGCAGGGGCTGCtggaggaggaggcggcggcgcGAGGCCGTCTGGAGCGCACCCGTCTCGGAGCGCTTGCGCTGCCCCGCGGGGACAGGCCCGGACGGGCGCCGCCGGCCGCCAGCGCCCGCCCGTCTCGCAGCAAG AGAGGTGGAGAAGAGCGAGTGcttgagaaagaagaggaagatgatgatgatgaagatgaagatgatgaagatgatgtgtCAGAGGGCTCTGAAGTGCCCGAGAGTGACCGTCCTGCAGGTGCCCAGCACCACCAGCTTAACGGCGAGCGGGGACCTCAGAGTGCCAAGGAGAGGGTCAAGGAGTGGACCCCCTGCGGACCGCACCAGGGCCAGGATGAAGGGCGGGGGCCAGCCCCGGGCAGCGGCACCCGCCAGGTGTTCTCCATGGCAGCCATGAACAAGGAGGGGGGAACAG CTTCTGTTGCCACCGGGCCAGACTCCCCGTCCCCCGTGCCTTTGCCCCCAGGTAAACCAGCACTACCTGGGGCCGACGGGACCCCCTTTGGCTGTCC TCCCGGGCGCAAAGAGAAGCCATCTGATCCCGTGGAGTGGACCGTGATGGATGTCGTCGAATATTTTACTGAGGCTGGATTCCCGGAGCAGGCGACAGCTTTCCAAGAGCAG GAAATTGATGGCAAATCTTTGCTGCTCATGCAGCGCACAGATGTGCTCACCGGCCTGTCCATCCGCCTCGGGCCAGCCCTGAAAATCTACGAGCACCACATCAAGGTGCTTCAGCAAGGCCACTTTGAGGATGATGATCCCGATGGCTTCTTAGGCTGA